A window of the Streptomyces sp. NBC_01351 genome harbors these coding sequences:
- a CDS encoding Na+/H+ antiporter: protein MDQLALLFVLLLGAVVSVPFGDRLGLPAPVLMTIGGAVLALVPAVPNVDIPPEYILPLVLPPLLYASVQRTSWRQFAANVRPIFLLAVALVFVTTAAVGFVAHAIVPGLPIAAAIALGALVAPPDPVAATAVAGSLGLPRRMVSILEGEGLFNDVTAIVLYHVAVAAAVSGSFSWSEAFGEFVLSAVVAVAVGLALGWAANRLMGRLGDATLQIGLTLLVPFVSYVVAEELHGSGVLAVLTTALFLAEYATDADDVLGRLAGHTFWEVVDMLVTGVAFGLIGLELHNVFVAATGRPWEMAGWAAAIVAVVVGVRLVWLLPAGWLAKRLHSRRDLDEEIPMSWRESVVMWWAGMRGVASVALALAIPFKTDAGEPFPARDEIVFIAFAVIMTTLVCQGLTLPWLVRRLGVEADADAERATERQLAIRAAKAAKRRLKEIQEVEELPEDLVEQLHRRAYDVGARISPDMVDEERREAYAKRVERLRDIQRIQREMMSAARHEVLSARSEPGADPEIVDRVLRHLDVRSLRSS, encoded by the coding sequence GTGGATCAGCTTGCTCTGCTGTTCGTGCTGCTGCTCGGGGCCGTCGTCAGCGTGCCGTTCGGGGACCGGCTCGGGCTGCCCGCGCCCGTTCTGATGACCATCGGCGGAGCCGTCCTCGCGCTGGTGCCGGCCGTGCCGAACGTCGACATCCCGCCCGAGTACATCCTGCCGCTGGTGCTGCCGCCGTTGCTGTACGCCTCCGTGCAGCGCACCTCCTGGCGGCAGTTCGCCGCCAATGTGCGGCCCATTTTCCTGCTGGCCGTGGCGCTGGTGTTCGTGACCACCGCCGCCGTGGGGTTCGTCGCGCACGCCATCGTGCCCGGGCTGCCGATCGCCGCCGCCATCGCGCTCGGCGCGCTCGTGGCCCCGCCCGACCCCGTCGCCGCCACCGCCGTGGCCGGATCGCTCGGGCTGCCCCGGCGGATGGTGTCGATCCTGGAGGGGGAGGGGCTCTTCAATGACGTGACGGCCATCGTGCTGTATCACGTGGCCGTTGCGGCTGCCGTGAGTGGGAGTTTTTCCTGGTCGGAGGCGTTCGGGGAGTTCGTGTTGTCCGCGGTGGTGGCCGTGGCCGTGGGGCTCGCGCTGGGGTGGGCCGCCAACCGGCTCATGGGGCGGCTCGGCGACGCCACCCTGCAGATCGGGCTGACGCTGCTCGTGCCGTTCGTCTCGTACGTGGTCGCCGAGGAACTCCACGGCTCGGGGGTGCTGGCCGTGCTGACGACGGCCCTGTTCCTCGCCGAGTACGCGACCGACGCCGACGACGTGCTGGGCCGGCTGGCCGGGCACACCTTCTGGGAAGTCGTCGACATGCTGGTCACCGGGGTGGCGTTCGGGCTGATCGGGCTGGAGCTGCACAACGTCTTCGTCGCGGCGACGGGCCGCCCGTGGGAGATGGCCGGGTGGGCGGCGGCCATCGTCGCGGTGGTGGTCGGCGTGCGGCTGGTGTGGCTGCTGCCGGCCGGCTGGCTCGCCAAGCGACTGCACTCGCGGCGCGACCTGGACGAGGAGATCCCGATGAGCTGGCGGGAGAGCGTGGTGATGTGGTGGGCGGGGATGCGCGGGGTCGCCTCGGTGGCCCTGGCGCTGGCGATTCCGTTCAAGACCGATGCCGGTGAGCCCTTTCCGGCGCGGGACGAGATCGTTTTCATCGCGTTCGCGGTGATCATGACGACCCTGGTGTGCCAGGGGCTGACCCTGCCGTGGCTGGTGCGGAGGCTGGGCGTGGAGGCCGACGCGGACGCGGAGCGCGCGACCGAGCGGCAGCTGGCGATCCGCGCGGCCAAGGCCGCGAAGCGGCGGCTGAAGGAGATCCAGGAGGTCGAGGAGCTGCCCGAGGACCTGGTCGAGCAGCTGCACCGGCGCGCGTACGACGTGGGGGCCAGGATCAGCCCCGACATGGTCGACGAGGAGCGGCGGGAGGCGTACGCGAAGCGGGTCGAGCGGCTCCGTGACATCCAGCGGATCCAGCGCGAGATGATGTCCGCCGCCCGCCACGAGGTGCTCTCCGCGCGCAGCGAACCCGGTGCCGATCCGGAGATCGTCGACCGGGTGCTGCGGCACTTGGACGTGCGGAGTCTGCGCAGTTCCTAG
- a CDS encoding TetR/AcrR family transcriptional regulator, with protein sequence MVRPARFDNDQILDAAVRLAATAGPGGVSMSAVAQAIGAPSGSVYHRFSGRPALLAEVWLRTVERFQEGYFDALRSDPDPRRAARAAARHVVSWSRAHPEEASLLLYGAEEFGRSGWSEEHRERADAGNRRVFASLGELATALGAAGALDRDRVVLAVVELPLTVVRRHLRAGDTMPPYAEELAEESAAALLGIVQEP encoded by the coding sequence ATGGTCAGACCAGCCCGCTTCGACAACGACCAGATCCTTGATGCCGCCGTCCGGCTCGCCGCCACCGCCGGACCGGGCGGCGTGAGCATGTCGGCCGTGGCCCAGGCGATCGGTGCGCCCAGCGGATCCGTGTACCACCGCTTCTCCGGACGGCCGGCTCTGCTCGCCGAGGTGTGGCTGCGGACCGTCGAGCGGTTCCAGGAGGGCTACTTCGACGCGCTCCGGAGCGACCCCGACCCGCGTCGGGCCGCCCGCGCGGCCGCCCGGCACGTGGTGTCCTGGAGCCGCGCGCATCCGGAGGAGGCCTCGCTCCTCCTCTACGGGGCCGAGGAGTTCGGCCGGTCCGGCTGGTCCGAGGAGCACCGGGAGCGGGCGGACGCGGGCAACCGCCGCGTCTTCGCCTCCCTCGGCGAGCTCGCCACGGCCCTCGGTGCGGCCGGGGCCCTGGACCGGGACCGGGTCGTCCTGGCCGTGGTCGAGCTGCCGCTGACCGTGGTCCGCCGGCACCTGCGCGCCGGCGACACGATGCCGCCGTATGCCGAAGAGCTGGCGGAGGAGTCCGCCGCCGCGCTGCTCGGCATCGTGCAGGAGCCCTGA
- a CDS encoding SRPBCC family protein encodes MAVFNVHERLLAAKASEVGALIDTLAAGPADRLWPGTAWPEMRLDRGLTVGAAGGHGPVGYTITAYVPGTWIRFTFTRPRGFHGFHEFAVLPVDEGRTVLRHTLAMRATGPALLTWPLAYRPLHDALLEDSLDRAELACTGTLAHRARWTPYVRLLHALRR; translated from the coding sequence ATGGCCGTCTTCAACGTGCACGAACGCCTGCTGGCCGCGAAGGCGAGCGAGGTGGGAGCGCTCATCGACACACTCGCCGCCGGACCGGCGGACCGGCTCTGGCCGGGCACGGCCTGGCCGGAGATGAGGCTCGACCGCGGCCTGACGGTCGGCGCGGCCGGCGGCCACGGACCGGTCGGCTACACGATCACCGCGTACGTGCCCGGCACCTGGATCCGCTTCACCTTCACCAGGCCGCGCGGCTTCCACGGCTTCCACGAGTTCGCCGTACTGCCGGTCGACGAGGGCCGCACCGTCCTGCGCCACACCCTCGCGATGCGCGCCACCGGCCCGGCCCTCCTGACCTGGCCCCTGGCCTACCGACCGCTGCACGACGCCCTCCTCGAGGACAGCCTGGACCGCGCGGAGCTCGCCTGCACCGGCACCCTCGCCCACCGCGCCCGCTGGACCCCGTACGTCCGCCTCCTGCACGCCCTCCGCCGCTAG
- a CDS encoding mechanosensitive ion channel family protein: protein MENVLRPVTVLGGSLAITLIAGWAADLLLRRADTRHPETPLWGLLRRCRLPFQVVLCTSLLRGSYRQAGTLPDHSFAVGRILTLILIASVAWLAVRIATAAVDSVYARYAAAAAAEDEARVRRVRTQVTLIHRVVTAVVIVVALAAMLLTFPPMRAFGASMLASAGVLGIVAGIAAQAALGNLFAGLQIAFGDTVRIGDTVVVDKEWGKVEEITLTFLTVRTWDERRITMPVSYFTSKPYENWSRGGAEMTGTVFLHLDHSAPVPLLRDHLEQLLPDIPEWDGRAWALVVTDTTPYSIQVRATATAKDADDVWTLRCAIRERLLSWLAAHHPSALPRVAATEAVPRPGP from the coding sequence ATCGAGAACGTCCTGCGCCCCGTCACGGTCCTCGGCGGCTCTCTGGCGATCACCCTGATCGCGGGCTGGGCAGCCGACCTGCTGCTCCGCCGGGCCGACACCCGGCATCCCGAAACCCCGCTCTGGGGTCTGCTGCGCCGCTGCCGGCTCCCGTTCCAGGTGGTGCTCTGCACCTCGCTGCTCAGAGGCTCGTACCGGCAGGCCGGGACCCTCCCCGACCACTCCTTCGCCGTCGGCCGGATCCTCACCCTGATCCTGATCGCCTCGGTGGCCTGGCTGGCGGTCCGCATCGCGACGGCCGCCGTCGACTCCGTGTACGCGCGCTACGCCGCGGCGGCCGCGGCCGAGGACGAGGCCCGGGTCCGCCGGGTCCGCACCCAGGTCACGCTGATCCACCGGGTGGTCACCGCGGTGGTGATCGTGGTCGCCCTCGCCGCGATGCTGCTGACCTTCCCCCCGATGCGCGCGTTCGGCGCCTCGATGCTGGCCTCGGCGGGCGTCCTCGGCATCGTGGCCGGCATCGCCGCCCAAGCGGCGCTGGGCAACCTCTTCGCCGGCCTCCAGATCGCCTTCGGCGACACCGTCCGCATCGGCGACACGGTGGTGGTCGACAAGGAGTGGGGCAAGGTCGAGGAGATCACCCTGACCTTCCTCACCGTCCGCACCTGGGACGAGCGCCGCATCACCATGCCGGTCTCGTACTTCACGAGCAAGCCGTACGAGAACTGGTCCCGCGGCGGCGCGGAGATGACCGGGACGGTCTTCCTCCACCTGGACCACAGCGCGCCGGTGCCGCTGCTGCGGGACCACCTGGAGCAGCTCCTCCCGGACATCCCGGAGTGGGACGGCCGCGCCTGGGCCCTGGTGGTGACCGACACCACCCCGTACTCCATCCAGGTCCGGGCCACGGCCACCGCGAAGGACGCCGACGACGTGTGGACGCTGCGCTGCGCGATCCGCGAGCGCCTCCTCTCCTGGCTGGCCGCCCACCACCCGTCCGCCCTCCCCCGCGTGGCGGCCACCGAGGCGGTGCCCCGCCCGGGCCCCTGA
- a CDS encoding dienelactone hydrolase family protein — protein sequence MGGMNIMLFHSTYGLRPAVHAAADRLRAAGHQVQVPDLFEGRTFETVEEGMAHRDEIGRDELLKRAVLASAPHSDQGLVYAGFSFGGSVAQHLAMADEKARGLLLLHGTADLEEGASVDELPVQLHIADPDPFEPHDWLTAWYLRMQRAGADVEVHSYPGAGHLFTDPELDDYDAEAAEQTWKVALAFLDSL from the coding sequence ATGGGAGGCATGAACATCATGCTTTTCCACTCGACGTACGGGCTGCGGCCCGCGGTGCACGCGGCGGCCGACCGGCTGCGTGCGGCCGGGCACCAGGTCCAGGTGCCGGACCTCTTCGAGGGGCGCACCTTCGAGACCGTCGAAGAGGGCATGGCCCACCGGGACGAGATCGGCCGTGACGAGCTGCTCAAGCGCGCGGTGCTGGCCTCGGCCCCCCACTCCGACCAGGGTCTGGTCTACGCGGGCTTCTCCTTCGGCGGCTCGGTCGCCCAGCACCTGGCGATGGCCGACGAGAAGGCGCGCGGGCTGCTGCTCCTGCACGGGACGGCTGACCTGGAGGAGGGTGCGTCGGTGGACGAGCTGCCCGTGCAGCTGCACATCGCGGACCCGGACCCCTTCGAGCCGCACGACTGGCTGACGGCCTGGTACCTGCGGATGCAGCGGGCAGGGGCCGACGTGGAGGTCCACAGCTACCCGGGCGCCGGGCACCTGTTCACCGACCCGGAGCTGGACGACTACGACGCCGAGGCCGCCGAGCAGACCTGGAAGGTCGCGCTGGCGTTCCTGGATTCCCTGTAG